AGAACTTAATGAGCAGGCCGGTGTCGAGGCTGACGCTCCGCTCCAGGCTCCGGCTCCTCTGCTTCCGCATCGTCCTCTGCTTCTTGCCGGAGCCGCTCTGCTTCTTGCCGTCCTGGAccagcgcctccgccgcggTGGCGTCGTTGTTGGTGCCGGCGGGCTCGTCGCTtgcctgcgcggcggcgtcggtgtGATTCTgtcgggcggcggcgttcgGCGGTTCCGGCAGGGGTTCgggaggcgggggcggcgaggcggaggacgCCCGGTGCTCGACGATGTCGCGGAGCGAGAGCTCGTAGGCGGACTCGGGGAGGCCGCGGACGAGGTCGAGCATCTCGCGGCGGTACCCCGAGATGGCCAGCGcccgcgacggcgagctcccCGCGGAGGCCGGGTACGGCCGGTGGAGGTCGGGCTGGTACGCCCACagctgcggcgacggcggcgtgcccgacccgccgccggagctgtAGTCCGGCGAGGCCTGCCGCGACGCCTGCAGCCACCGGAACTCCTCCTCCCCGTACCGCGGCGCCATCGCGTTCCCCAGAGGCGACGCCCGCGGCGGCAGCCCCCGCACCGGCGAGCCCGGGAAGCTGAACTCCGCCCGCCGCTGCATCGCTAGCAACCCAAGAAGTCGAcaaccgagagagagagagagagagagagagagagagagagagagagagagagagagagagagagagagagagaggtggtgTTCCCGCGCGTGAGGAAGGTGGAGGGGGGCGGAGCTAGCTGGCGCCTGGCGGGGTATTAACGGCGTCGTCGAGCCGCAACCAGGGGAAGGGTGGAGAGGGAGGCCAGCAGGGTGATGAGGTGAGCGGAAAGCGATGGCGGGTGGGCGCGTCGGAGTCGTCGCGCCGATTCAAGATCCCCCACTATCTCCCCGGCGGCGTTAAGTTTGCGTGCCGGATCTCGTCGGCGGTGGGAGACTGGGAGTGGTGCGTTCCCGATCCCGGACGGACGCCATGGGCGCGGCACGGCACGTCAGCTTTTATTCTGCAAGGGAGTAAATGAAGACAGGGCGCCGTTCACACTTCACACCGTGGAGAGGAGTCGGGGTTTTCGAGAGGCTCTTGTGTTTGTGGGGGGTGAAAGGCTGGTAGCGATCAAAATGCCACAAATTGGAGTGAACTTTGAAACTGATCTGGTAATCGAAAATTCGAAATGGTGAAACTCAGAGACTTATTATTTTTTCTAAGACGGTGGTGAAAGGATTTGATGTATTGTGGCGACAAGTGTTGTGTGTTGTACAATGTCAGAGCGTAGGGGTGAGTATGCGTATGTACTGAAtatctgagttgtactgtgtaatataaaaaataaaccataaaagtttatatttttcatgcctATACGATACATGCAAGTAGAGGTGTAGCTGTTTCGATAGGTCAATAATTCTAGCTTGattgtttgtgtttttttttttgccttctcTATTGCAAAATGGGCTAATGATAGGTAATAAGGATATTTGAAAATCTTTTATTACCGGGACACGATAAAATTTACCGCATAATTGACCGTAAAAGATTTATGATAGAAGAGCGCTTGAGTTTGTTATCATAATTCTGACTGTGGTTTTGTGTATCTACAAAATAGATGTTATGTTTGTCCACAAGGACAGGTAAATTCAACCAAAGTTGTTAACTTCATCATGCCACGTGTATGATACAAGTTTGGACAAATCCCGTGAACCACGGAGAACAGTGCCTTGTGCGTTCAGGGGTTTGAGGCCCTATCAGTCGGTGGGTGATAGTGATCAGAGCGCCACAATTTTCTCAAAAGCACAAAAATGGCATGTACTGGAGACAGATAATCAAAATGCCAAAATGAAGATCTATTACAATTTAAGAAAAAACTAAGATTCATTAAAATGTTGATAAAAGACTCAAGTGGTTGCAGTGTGCCATGTGGTGTGACTACACGTGTTCATGGCGTACTACTATCTTAAAGGTAGTCGTCCATAGGGGCATATGAGGCAGTGAGATGGCTTCCAGAAGAGGATCCTAAGTCAATGGttttttttctctgtttttccaaccgacatttaaaaaaaacatccaTATAAACAAGTGCAACGCATATGGCATAATTGACTGCAGAACATTTATCATAAAAAAACAATTTTTCTAAGCAATAGTTTAACCATTTCAGTTTTATACATATTAAGAAAATGTTTAATTACCCTGTTTGCCAAAAGGCCATATTTATCCTTGTCGAAAAGGACAAGTAAATCTGGCCCAGTAAAGTAAATACCACCATGTCACGGTGCCACGTGGTTGATCCATGTTTGGACAAGTGTTGCAAACTGGAGAGTGTGCCTTGTGTGTTTGGCTCTCTGTGTGAATTCCTAGCCCAGTTTCTAAAATTCCTAGACCTTTGAATTCCCTCACCAAAAGActttgctttttttttactggaacAGCCAACTTTACATCGCTGTCCACGTAGGTGTATCTGTGACGGAGAGATGTGCTGAGGGACAAGAAAGTCATGGGCTTCTAGATGAGCGTGGTTACGCAGGTGGTAGAGGCGCGGCGCCACAGGATCGGATCTCCTGGGTGTCTAGAACGGAACGGGCACCAGTTTCCCGTTGGGGTGGACGATATGATCTCTCTTCCCCATCGGATTCTAGATGGAAGTGCATGCATGGTCACTGACGTGTGCGGCTAGGGCCACATGTCAACTGCAGTGGATCCTCTTCAGCTTTTCTTTGGTTTCAATTCACAATGATCTTGCAaagcctctctttttttttttggtctcTATGATGGCGAAACTAAAAAACTATAGTTTTATGTGTGTGGCGTCGACGAATCTTCTATTATTTCACTGACAATTGGACCTACGTTGATAGCCGGCCACCTTATTATTTAAAGAAATATAGTTCACTTATTTATGTGCTGTTTTCTTAATATGAAAATCTTAAATTTCCGGACTCCATGTTGTGTTGACACTCTTAGTCTTCTAGAAGAATACGTAAAATTATGATTTTACTTTGGCGCAAGAGATTCTTATTACATGCATGATGACATGCACATTATTCATATAGAGAAATATATAACAAACATCACTGAGGAATGAAATGAATAAAATGCTGGGAATTGTATGGCGTGCCATGCATATATATTAAACATGTGGAGAGATTGGAGAGGATATGGTTTGGCATATTGTCTACGGAAAAATTGTTAGTATATCGGTCTCGGTGATATCATTACGAAAACGATGCTTTCGACGAAGAATTATACATGGACTTCTTTATGCGtctgcgtgcgcgcgtgcggcTGAGTTGGTCTTCTGTTTACTTGACTAACGACCCATGACCGAGCCTCCATCTACTTGCATTACAAATTTGCTTCGATTCATCTTCGCCTATTACCGAACAATTCGAATAAATCATTTGTCACCGATCCGTCACAAAATCAAAATCTGAACACACTAAATCATCCTATGCGCGACAGCAGATTTGAACAATTGGTCTAGCTACCAAACAATTTTGAAGTTAGTATTATGCTTTCCCATCCACTAAATCAATTTGTAAGTTCGTTCAGCGGAGAATCGACCACtaaactttcaaaaaaaaggcACCGGCAGGGTGCTCAAGTTAATAAAGAGAAAACAACTACTCCTTGCACACATACATCAAGACATAGGCAGGCAGTCGTTGTATTAATTAAACGGCCGGCCAAGAAATTAAAATCGAGGGGCACATCACGTTTGAATGTACTCACTTTCATTAGCCCTGTGTGAATACAGTAATGCTCATGTCGCCATAAACTCATCCTCTGTGTTCTTGAGTTTGTCTTGTCGTAGGCTTGATTGCTTGTCCGGCCACGTTGAGGTGCATTCACACATGAGGATCTATACATTTAGAACCTCCTAAAGATCCAGGACTTGCATACAGAGAACCtgcatgccaaaaaaaaaaaacgaagaAACAATGTACAACATTGGCCATGGATCTTCTTCCTTATTTTTGCCTCATTGAAAATTACGCATGCGATGCGAAAGCTCGCACTTTGGTAATCAAATGTGTAGCCGACATTTTTTTTCCCAGGGATGTTATTGTGTAAGGCATGATGTTTGCAAATTTTGCTATATTATTTCTGGGAAAGAAAGCGACATGGATCAGAGGAAGAAGTCGAAATTATCGCAAGAAAACAAGAGCACAAGGcaccaccacacacacacacacaaagtaGAAGGCGGTCAACAAGCACGCGGGGCCGCATATGCCGACGCGAAGCCAAGTCTCTCCTGGCCCTCTGACGTCATCGGTTTAGGATGATAATTAATCTACGTAAAAAAAACCAtgtcaaaatgtcagtttgtaCCGGCAACCGTCTACCCAACCAGTTTGGTTGGCTCTGCCGAACGAAACGGCAGTTTGGACGGAGATCAATTTCGTCGTAGTTTgagattggatattatttgaaGATATTATGAGAAACTTTTCTTGAAATATCATTTCATTAAACACACTTTTGCTATGTTTAGTCAAAAGTTGCCCTTTAATTAGGGACTATGACATTATCCAATAACACTTAGTATActtgttttgtttttatttacatgttgtattaggtttgtcctaagtcaaacttggTAAATTTTGACCAAacttataaaaagaaaattagGAGAATTACCGACGACTATCAGGCCCATATTACCCGACGaaaattgaaaattcaaaaaagatTATTTTTTAGCAAAATCACTGAAATCCTTGTGAATCAAATTTTAgatttgaattattttttaaGTAAGAGTAAAGGATCCCTACATTTGCATTGAGTCCGGGGATGTCAAAATATCTCCTACTGCACGTCGTCATAGAAAGGATCTAGGCTGATTCGTCCATCGCCCTCTCCAAGCCAACGAGCTTGCACGTACGGCAGCCATCACTACTATATAAAACATACGTAGGAGCgggtaaaaatatatttttagaggcgggtgcTGCACCCCTAGTTTTCATAGCTAAAAATACTATTTTTAGAGGGGGTAAAgcgtccgcccctaaaaatgatttttaggggcggatcatGAGCTAAACCGTCCTTACAAAtaaatttgtaggggcgggtgatttATCGTCAAAAAATCCTCGGTAGGATGGGGCTTCTGATGGTGGCCGGTTAGCAGggatattttttttacaaatagatttgtAGGAGCGGGTGAGCCTATGACCCgttcctacaaattattttttgaaacataaaaaaattagaaaaatacgaaaacaacaaaataaaaataagaaagaTATCCCTGCTAACCGGCCACCACCAGAAGTCCCTATCCTATCAAGATAGGATTTTTTTGACAATATATGCACACTTGTGTAAACCAGGATTCGAACTGCCTACCTCAAACCTCGCCTGAACCTTCCTTATCACCATTATACGCAGCCACTTGTGTCTCAATGAGTTATGCTATTCTTTTCTATTAAATCTGAAATTGATTGCCTCCACCCGCTCCTACAAAttattttcaattttattcTACAAATTTGTTTAATTCAAAGAATAGcaaaacatataaaaaaagGTGAAATTTTTATCATAAACCTATAGTGATCTATAGAACTAGGATAAAATATTAAAATCATATTTCAGCGTATATAATAGCTAAGAGTGTGAAACCATAATGTATAACTTACTCACTCTGCTATCTCATACAACTTAAGGCTAATTTAATGGGTTCCACATCCATAATCATTTTATACACTGAAATATGCTTTATTATTTTCttggaaaaagtccatttttggccatccaactcttgcctcggtttggttttggccattGAACTCCAAAAGTAGGCAGAGCCTAGGAAATGTGTACACGTGTACGTGCATTTGGCCAGAGTAGAGTTTTACATTTAGGATCCGTGTTGATCAAGAAACCTTACCTGCCAAACTAACCCCCCCAGAAAAAAGGAATCACATACGGTTCCATTTCCCATATTTTTCTCAGTTCAATTATATGCATTTATTCATGCAATGTATGCGTAACAAACATTTTTTTCAAGGATTATTGTGTAAGGCGTGACGTTTCTATATTTCTAGAAAGGGAATCCCTTGATCGGAGAAAGTTGATCCTGATCACCGTATGTGGAGCTATATTTGCTGTCTGAAATAATAAAACGTCCGGTTGATTATTTCCAGAAATCAACGGTAAACTGGCCTAACATTTGATAGCTGGTCTCGATCAATGCACACAAGCCACAAGACATGATGATCAAGTTCGGCAAAATGCACTGTAAACTGGCCAAACATCTCGAAATCAAGTTCGAGAACCAAGAAAGATGTCAACCATAGTACTTTGGATAgagagatcaagaaaaagagagGGTCGGGGTACATTGTCTACGGATATACACCGAAGACTTGTTGCTTCAAGTATACGGTTTCAAAATGGTTTTTCTTTCGATTGTAAAGTAGAGAGTTGTCACTTTGGAGTTAGGTCTAGATCGTAATGGGCCCGCAGAACATTCCTTTAAGGTTCCCTTTTTCCAAACTTTCGCTGCATCGTCAGTCGCTGACAATGTTGCTGAACCAATTGAATTTCATGTATTTCGTCATGGCCTGCCTTAAAAATGTACGGAGTTTCGTCACGGCAACGGTACTAAACTTCTTCAATTCCAATACGTGTCGTACTAGTATATATATTCATAAAATTATTAGTTCAGTGGAATGATTCGTGTCGAAGTCGTATATTTTCCATCGACTGCCTCAGTTACCTTTTTTTCCACAACCCTGGCTTATTAGAACTTCATCCCGGGCCATTTTTCATTTCTGTTGTGGACTTGCTCATATGCTATTCCCTTTACTGTTATCTGCGGCGAGGTGTTTCAGTTGAAATTAAACTGTATTTGTCAGTTTGTTGCGCGTTTCTCTGAAGAAACATGGACTACTAGCATGCGTATGTGGTTCAGTGGGTCTTCAGTGTTCCCTATACTTTACTAACAAAGCTTACTTCGTCGTCAGCTATTGAATGTTTTTTTAGAGTCCCAGAGGGCAATAAAACCTGATCCGTATTCATTGCAATTGCTACAGGACCAAAGGTTAGCGTTTCAGTACATATGAGTTCCAACAATAAGTAtttcagtctttttctttgagCTGGAAATGTTCTAATTCTGCTTGAAGCTGAACCTGATTGAAATGCGACAGCCTCACCGTGGATGTCACATAGCTGTCGGCAGATGTAAGTTAAACTGAGTACCTATATTTTTCTCTATTGTTCATTCATCTTTGTAGGAGGTGAAAAGTGGAATCCCTTTCTTATAGAATGGGTGAAAAGCATAGATTGTGATTGCGTGGGGATACAGGAGTCACTCATTTCgtaaagatgatgatgattgaTTATTGACACACAAGTACAGAGAAAGACATCAATACTGCTTTGCTGAACAACAACTTAATTTGCTGCCAAGAGATTTGGCTTTAGTAGTTAGACAAGATGCGAGGCCAATTTTGGTGATGGCAACGCCTGCCAGTTGGTTAGAGGGATCACTGATGTGATTGTTACTTGTTTCCTCAACGATCATTTCGCTCGCTCCTGGAAACAAAACACTCTCTACAAACGGCCAATTAAGGTGGGACGGACAGGTTGCGAAGCCACTCTCTCAAAAGCATTTTGTTGTAAAGATGAATGAGTACCTATTATGCTTGCTTGGACAAATCTGAATGCAACCTGAATATCCGAGGgctgaaaaaagaaaatacCTATGGGTGAGAAATTAAACAGGCACCGGATGTACCTAGATGGAAGTATCTTTATTTGTCACCTTGAAATGCAAAATCACTGACCATTGACAAGATGGTAGACGTCAAGCAAACATCCCAATCACTAAAATGCTCTACAAGAATGATCAATGACAGGGGAACTTGCATTTAGGAAAAATGACTAGTACAGTCTATACCGATCAATTCGAATTGAAGTGACAAGTAAACAGCATTTCATTTCTAGGCGATCGAATAGATCACGGTATATATACATCTAACACGACACAACTCACTGAAATTAAAAGCAGTTCAAAACAAGAATATTACTCTGGTTTTACCTCTGCCACACTGCATGGGCGTGACCCTTGCCAAAACACACAACTCACTTCATGTTGCCCTCAGTCCGTGTGGACGCAGTCTCTTGTATTAGGTGTGTGAACGCCATAGTAATACCATGTGTCATCGATCGGCCATGATCAACTCCAGGTTTGCAATTGATGACGGATGAGTTTGTGGCGTAGGATGGGTTAGCtaggtgcaaattggtgacctTTAGTTACACCTCCAAccttctttagttcaaaattttgtactaatttttcaaTCTGAGATATGATTTTggaaaagtagtacaaaattttgaattaaaaaaggTTGGAGGTACACCTAAGGATCACTAATTGACATCCCTATTCAGCTCCATGAATTTATTGCGCGGTTCCATCTTATAATCCTTCTCAATTTCGTGGTCGCCATTCGGGTGCTTATCTCCGTAGATCACATGTGATTTGCTTGAATTTCAAATCCTAATGAATTGGCCTGGTGTTCATGCCCCTTTGCGGTACAAGTACAATTGTGATcttatctttatttttttaaaactttgtgattttacccttaTTATTCATGAGTCAACTTGAATTGGTGTTCCAAAGGTTGGAGTGGACCTTACTTTTATTTATCACTCAGCACAAATTTTGTACACGTATTTTTTTAGTGCACCTGAGTACCTGACGCATGGCTGGATGGACCAAACTTTGTTCCGCTAAGCCTTCATCGACATGCGACCTCAAAAGCAGCAGGAAACCTCCCAAACAAAGAGGTGATACAAATTAAGTTCACTGCAACGACTGTTTCTGTCACGAAGATCTCTTACATGCATCTTTTTCAGACGTACAAAATACAGTGCGCCCAACTTGTCTGCTAACTGCTAACTGCAGTAGTGTCCTGTCACTATCAGCAGCCAGACAAAAACCTGCATGAGATTATCGTGGGCACCCAAGCCAGTTGGGTTCTTTGGGCTGGCATGGCACGGCAGCTGGGCCGAGTTCTATATCGTGCCCAAAGGGCCCAACTGGTTGCCCAACATATTGATACAAGACTTTCAAAGAGGCAAATAACATGGTGAAACAAAATGGGGTCACACATGTCAAATGATGCCAGCCAATGCTCTAAGACTGCCTCGAAAACCAGTCAGAAAAATCATGGCCAAGTAACAGGGCTTGGACAAAAAAGGAAACAAGATACCTAGCCAATATAGATGCTGGAGTACTGGTGTTTCAAAATCTTAGAGCATCACGATTCTGAGGCAGCGTGTCCAACCAATACAGAATATCTTTAGTAGGGAAAGCTATAATGATAACATAGAGTCATCTTGCTGAATTTTGACAGTGAAACGAGATGAGCAGTTAAACTGGACTACATATTCTGAGGTTGAAGCACGTATAAGTTATGATCCTAGTACATTTAGAGCAAGGGAAAATTGGATCCATACCACTCAAAGATGCGTATTGTAGAAATTTACCATCAAACTTCCTCGGTTAAGTTTAATAGCATCGAAAGTTTCCATGGTTCAGAAATTTACCACTCCATCACATTTCTTCCGTCTTCTCGGTGAACCACCGTTAACTCACAATCTTTCTCCTCTTCAGCTGCTTCGTGCTGGAAGGCAACAACATTGATGGATCCACCACGTCGCCTGAGCCTGACACGCCGCAGACGGATGCCATGGACATTATCTCCTCATCGGGGTTCGATTTCTCGAGCCTATTCAAGGACGACAGCGGAGTGCAGCGGTCCAGTGGAGCACCAGCACTACACAGCGCGGTTCAtggcggcggcagtggtggaTGGGGCCTGGGACAGTGGCGGCGCTGGAGAGCTTCAGGCTGGGGCGGAACGGTGGCCCTTGAAGCTACGTGCGATGATGTATCGCTTTGCTGGGGCCACGTGCGCCGCGAGCTGCCGCACGGTCTGCGCCTGCTCCTGGGGCGGTCGGCGCAGACCGGCAGATGCCGCGTTCGCCTCGAGCGCTGTGACCTGCCGCGCGGCCCGCCCCTGCTTTTGGGCGGCGGCCGTCAAGGCGTTCGGCGCGGATGCCGCGAGCTTGCTccctagggcggcggcgggcggtccGCGTAGACGCCGCTTGCGCCGAGCGCGCCACGAGCTGCCGCGCGGCCGGCGTCGCATGCTCCTGGGGCGGCTGCAGTCTCCCGGTCGGTGCAGACGCCGCTTACACCGCGTGCACCACCAGCTGCCGCGTGGCCGGCTCCTGCTACTGGGGCGGCGGCTGTCGGGGCGGTTGGCGCAGACGCCGCAGGCGCGGGGCACGCCTCAAGCTGCCATGCAGCCGGTGCAGACGCCGCATTCGCAGGGCGCGCATCAagctgccggcgccgcctctGGCGAAGTGGGAGCAGGGACGGAAGTAGGGGTCATCCATTCTCGGGCTAGGCTGCCGGTGCCGGCGCTAGGAGGGACCGAGGGAGCGACTGGCATGGAGCTGCTCGGGACtgaaaaatatcaaaatttaacatgaagCAATCTTTATCGTCTATTTCCTACGTAAAAAGTTTTAAAGTCAAACTCAAATTTATCTGTCATGCCACCTACAAACCTGATGACATCCTTTTCTTCtctctgaaacttcttcggAAAGTCTCAATTTGTAAACATCACTTGTGACAAAACGTGTGAAACatactcaaatttttaccatagaaTCTACGTATGATAGCATGAGATAGTGacaaatctcatgattttctgatgtCATTTGAATTTTATAGAATTTAAACACTATTCGCCCCCACGTCATAATATTTCGTGACCACAATTTTTGAAATCTCATTTGAACTACTAGTTAAGGTCTTACACTGCAGTCAATATCATGAATAGCATTTTTGACTAATTGTTTTCTAtcattcaaatttgacttcaaaTGAATTAAATTAGTTAAAGATACCAAATATTTCGAGAAATATACCAAATTTAAACATAGAGTACCA
The genomic region above belongs to Panicum virgatum strain AP13 chromosome 8N, P.virgatum_v5, whole genome shotgun sequence and contains:
- the LOC120686391 gene encoding uncharacterized protein LOC120686391; the encoded protein is MQRRAEFSFPGSPVRGLPPRASPLGNAMAPRYGEEEFRWLQASRQASPDYSSGGGSGTPPSPQLWAYQPDLHRPYPASAGSSPSRALAISGYRREMLDLVRGLPESAYELSLRDIVEHRASSASPPPPPEPLPEPPNAAARQNHTDAAAQASDEPAGTNNDATAAEALVQDGKKQSGSGKKQRTMRKQRSRSLERSVSLDTGLLIKFFLPLSIGRKKKVSPRPDAAKDGKKKDKEKKKQGKKKKQQQEAAPAPAQEEEWWIKSEFSEVSEAGGSSRTSSTGSSSSNGSMRNGHVNGSVNPRAPARSWSRKRTGCYPFFRGNKSKNGVGQD